From the Glandiceps talaboti chromosome 12, keGlaTala1.1, whole genome shotgun sequence genome, one window contains:
- the LOC144443376 gene encoding protein JTB-like, translating to MGSWQVGLSLLLTVLYSCVVCAENSLPKPENLENVLCWQTEDFTVVENSCKPCQGIEFSVLKTACSSTGFKEKVKCLQSGSEVYKSCPRPSWLEERIFWAFEGFMFVVGFCSCGMVVLRRKKIEKNMMERVQRQISAAV from the exons ATGGGTAGTTGGCAAGTGGGACTCAGTCTTCTTTTAAC TGTCCTGTACAGTTGTGTGGTTTGTGCAGAAAATTCTCTTCCCAAACCAGAAAATCTAGAAAACGTGTTATGTTGGCAGACAGAAGATTTCACAGTAGTTGAAAATTCATGCAAGCCATGTCAAGGAATTGAATTC AGTGTCTTGAAGACAGCATGTTCATCAACTGGATTCAAAGAAAAAGTCAAGTGTCTGCAATCAGGATCAGAGGTTTACAAAAGCTGTCCACGACCCAGCTGGTTGGAAGAGAGAATATTTTGGGCATTTGAAGGTTTCATGTTTGTGGTAGGATTCTGTTCGTGTGGTATGGTTGTCCTCAGAAGAAAGAAGATTGAAAAAAACATGATGGAGAGAGTGCAGAGACAAATATCTGCAGCTGTTTAA
- the LOC144443801 gene encoding kelch-like protein 24, whose amino-acid sequence MFCMIRVSITVKIRNMHTLNCRFLKVNESTMAGVSLDGYPFYEASHPSVILQGLLDLKTKDMFTDVTICVDKEEFPCHRVLLASCSSYFKAMFYHTFRESSDHKVNLSHVDAASFALILDFIYTSRIYITNDNVQSLLETANLVQVLAVKDACAAYLERQIEVTNCLGIQQFAELHDCMSLKNKAESFAMENFSDVSQEEEVLSLSNDSLKHYISSRQLQVRKEEDVYEICLAWIKHDKKSRLQFTHEIMDCVRFAFLPDEYMKKFVENEDILKEGDVLSTLMTERQKCKAMIGTKKTISVPQCQSRVYSEVVVILGGDDAGMGNETQVQSYNPITKKWKHLEDIPISRDRVATAVSIANNIIVLSRRGSSLMYDSSDNTWSQIAQPLLKERWSHRSVALDGYVYILGGKDVDWSTINSVERFDFFGKSEKWKEVCPMPFAVRNPAATACMGKIYVIGGYSELDPPPAQCYSPLQDKWTMVSPCPLSPQQPACCAVTLRGHIYVICDGSGDVYCYDPMTDTWEKKASLVIGRTDPGVTVCNGTIYVFGGYRESYGIVETMEVYDTMEDHWSPVGYMPSAVYRHGCTTIRKIVK is encoded by the exons ATGTTCTGTATGATTAGAGTAAGTATTACTGTAAAGATACGAAACATGCATACTTTAAATTGCAGATTTTTGAAG GTGAATGAGTCGACTATGGCAGGGGTATCTCTGGATGGATATCCATTCTATGAAGCTAGTCACCCTTCAGTAATTCTGCAAGGGCTGCTGGATCTGAAAACAAAGGATATGTTCACAGATGTGACAATCTGTGTGGACAAAGAAGAATTCCCCTGTCATCGAGTACTACTAGCCTCATGCAGTAGCTACTTCAAAGCCATGTTTTATCACACATTCAGGGAAAGTTCAGATCATAAAGTTAATCTCAGCCATGTGGATGCAGCATCATTTGCATTGATTTTAGatttcatatatacatcaaGAATTTACATTACGAATGATAACGTGCAATCACTCCTGGAGACCGCTAATTTGGTTCAGGTGTTGGCTGTCAAAGATGCCTGTGCTGCTTATCTTGAGAGGCAGATTGAAGTCACCAATTGTCTTGGCATTCAGCAATTTGCAGAACTTCATGATTGTATGTCACTGAAAAATAAAGCTGAGAGTTTTGCAATGGAAAATTTCTCTGACGTGAGCCAAGAGGaagaagtgttgtcgctgtcgAATGACTCATTAAAGCATTATATTTCATCACGTCAGCTACAGGTACGGAAAGAAGAAGATGTCTATGAAATATGCCTGGCATGGattaaacatgataaaaagtCGCGCTTGCAGTTCACACATGAAATTATGGACTGTGTTAGATTTGCTTTTCTTCCTGATGAATATATGAAGAAGTTTGTCGAAAATGAAGACATATTGAAAGAGGGTGATGTTCTCAGTACCTTGATGACAGAGAGACAAAAGTGCAAAGCAATGATTGGAACAAAGAAAACAATCTCAGTTCCGCAGTGTCAATCACGTGTTTACTCTGAAGTGGTAGTTATTCTTGGAGGTGATGATGCTGGAATGGGAAATGAAACTCAAGTACAGTCTTACAACCCTATTACAAAGAAATGGAAACATCTTGAAGATATTCCAATTTCCAGAGACAGAGTTGCAACAGCTGTTTCCATTGCCAATAACATAATTGTGTTATCACGGAGAGGTAGCAGTCTTATGTATGACTCGTCAGACAATACCTGGAGTCAAATTGCTCAGCCGTTACTGAAGGAGAGATGGTCACACAGGTCTGTAGCTCTAGATGGCTATGTATATATACTGGGAGGAAAAGATGTCGACTGGTCTACAATCAATAGTGTTGAAAGATTTGACTTTTTTGGCAAATCTGAGAAGTGGAAAGAAGTGTGCCCAATGCCATTTGCTGTTCGTAACCCTGCAGCCACAGCGTGCATGGGTAAAATCTATGTCATTGGTGGTTACTCAGAATTAGACCCTCCTCCAGCTCAGTGCTATAGTCCTCTACAGGACAAATGGACAATGGTGTCTCCATGTCCACTTTCTCCTCAACAGCCCGCATGTTGTGCTGTGACCCTGAGAGGCCATATTTACGTCATTTGTGATGGCAGCGGTGACGTTTACTGTTACGATCCCATGACAGACACCTGGGAAAAGAAAGCGTCTCTTGTGATTGGTCGAACCGATCCAGGTGTCACAGTATGTAATGGCACTATTTATGTATTTGGTGGCTACAGAGAGAGTTATGGAATTGTGGAGACTATGGAAGTTTATGATACCATGGAAGATCACTGGTCTCCAGTAGGTTACATGCCGAGTGCCGTGTATCGACATGGATGCACCACTATTAGAAAGATTGTCAAGTAG
- the LOC144443460 gene encoding cytochrome c oxidase subunit 5A, mitochondrial-like has protein sequence MFRIALRRLTTSVRPVVTQRVYRQSLAAVSARQYSAKLEETDEQFDARWEAYFNKPDIDDWELRRGLNELHGHDLVPEPKIVIAALKACRRLNDSAMAIRILEAVKWKGGNKRNVIYPYIIQEIRPTLDELGISTPEELGLDKPYPQ, from the exons ATGTTTAGAATCGCGCTTAGACGTCTGACTACCTCGGTTAGGCCTGTAGTAACACAAAGAGTGTATAGGCAATCACTTG cTGCAGTAAGTGCACGCCAATATTCAGCCAAACTTGAAGAAACAGATGAGCAGTTTGATGCAAGATGGGAAGCATATTTCAACAAACCTGACATTGATGATTGGGAGCTCCGAAGAGGTCTAAATGAACTCCATGGACATGATCTCGTACCAGAGCCCAAAATTGTCATTGCAGCATTGAAAGCCTGTCGTCGTCTCAATGACAGTGCCATGGCAATACGTATACTTGAAGCAGTAAAG TGGAAGGGAGGAAATAAGAGGAATGTTATCTACCCATACATTATACAAGAGATTCGTCCAACATTGGATGAATTAGGCATCAGTACACCTGAAGAATTGGGTCTTGATAAACCCTATCCACAATAA